The following DNA comes from Porphyromonadaceae bacterium W3.11.
ATAATCATTTTCAAGTCCCTGCACTTGCATATTGATTCCTCTTCCATCTTTCTTGAATGACAAGCCTGGAAGATTATATTCTAAGACTTCAGTGACGTTTTCGTAGCTATTTGACTTGATTTCTAGTTCTCCTATGAGACGTGTTAGTATAGGCGAACGAGATAGTGTCTTGGGAGTTCTTGTTGCCGTCACTACTAATTCATCCAAATATTGATCCCATAGGACAGATACACTATCATTCTGGATGGATGATCCAGTATATGCCTGTGCTCTTAACTGACCAACTAGGATCACCATAGCTGATAAAAGGAGAACGAATCTAAATGTCTTAATCATATCTTGAACAAAACTTGTTTGCTCATAAGAAGTCGCACTGCAGTTACGAATGTGACTTGTATTATTGAGCATTAAACTTCACACCCGGAAGCGTAGCTAATTAAATGAATTATTCTCTGGTAGGTCTCCTGACTTATTCCCCCACCAAAACTCCTTCCCATCACAACTAATATATGACAGTGGACTAATGTTTTGCTGGGTTTTATGGAACTTACAGTAGCGGGTACTGTTCTGGATTTTCACCAGATTCCCTTTTCAGTGAGAGAAGAAACTTCTAGCTCACAACCAAATCTTAAACCATGCAAAATTAGAGATTATTTTTTACGTAAACAAGCTTAATTTCTTTTTGATATCTAAGCGATTTAATAGTTCCTTCGGAATTTCATATTGCAATTATGGTTTTACTTCTTGTGACCCTTCTTATCAATTTATCATGTAGTTATGTAACGTTGTTATCAAGGCCTCAAAAGACACAGGTAATTAAACACCCTATTTTCATATATCTTTATTAATAAGCGTGTTACAATCAATAAATAGAAACGTCCATCTTGCTAAAAATCACTTATGAGGAACGAAAATTCTTCTCATATAAAGGAGTTCTTCTTCCTATAGGAAATAATTATGTTTTATATGTCTAGAATTTCGGTGCATCCGAATGCCTAGTCGGTAGTGTCCCCAAAAGTGTGTACGGCAGAATGCGTCTCTGAAAAGCAAACCTACATATTTTTTCGCTTTGTTTTCCATAAACATTAAAGATAGACCAATAAAGAATTAAGGCAAGGCTGTCGTAGCACCGCGGAGACACCGCCTTGCCGTATTCTTTTAGGTTGATATCTTTGTGTTGGAAAATAAAGCACATTGTTGTTATTTACTTTTCATTGTTCTTCCTAAGTCCAAGAGTTAGATCTCCTATTCTTTTCTTCAGATAGTTTGCATTGATTGCAATACTACCTATCAAGTGTAGAGCGGATTCTACGCTAGGTAATGCACATTTATATCGAGCCCCTTTCTTTACCTGTCTATTGAAGCGTTCTATCCAGTTAGTACTATGAATGTACTTGCGAACACTGACGTCGTATTTTAGGTATGTGAAGTAATACTCTATCCTCTGACCGTTAGCTATTTTTGTGAGAAAAGGATAGCTCTTACGCCATCTGAACGCAAAGTTTTTAAAGCTCTCTAGGCCATCTAAAGGTGAGCTTCTTGAGCCGTCTTTACTAAAGACCTCCTGTAGATCACTTGCGATGGCTGACTTATCTCGAGGGCGTATCTTTCGAGTTATTTCTCGCTGTAGATGCACCGTGCAGAGCTGGACTTCCACTTCTGTAAAGTGCTCACGTGCAACCTCTTCAATGTTATTCAACCCGTCTGAAATGATTAGTCCTACCTCTTCGAGTCCTCGGCTTTTTAGATCCTCAAAAAACTCGCCCCAGATGCCGCTTCCCTCTGTTGGATTATTATAGACACCCACGATGTCTCGACGTCCTTCGCTATCTAAACTCATCACTACAAAAAATGCCTCCTTGCTCACACTTTCTCCTCTCCGTACAGGAAGATATGTAGCATCGATAACAAGTGCCTCTAAAGTCCTCGGTAGACGTCTTTGACGCCACTCTTCTACTGCTTCTTGGGTCGATAAGGAGAGACGATTGATTTGACTCGTACTATAACGTTTACCATACAAACGCTCGAATACTCCAGAGATATCCTCCATCGTATTACCGCAGCTATATAGATAACCTGCTAGTTCTCCCATCTCTTTCTCTTGATCTTTGAGAACGCCTAAAATCAAGGGCATGAAGCCCTGCTGTCGAGTTCGGGGTACTCGTAATTCTAGCATATTACCACTCGCAAAGATGCGACGGGGGCGGTATCCATTGCTCACATCGCCACTATCTTCTTTATACAGTTCCCTCTCCCCTTGCATCGCTATTTCGATGATTAACTCCATTAAACGACCAACTCCATTTGGCTCTGTCATCACGTTTGATAGAATTTCCTTAAATTGCATTTGTGTAAGTCTCATCTTCTTGTTTATCTTTTGTTTTTAACTTTTCAAAGATAACATTCTTGGGACTTACACACTTTTTGGGGACAGTATCGCCTAGTCTTTCGTCTAAAGCTTCAGGCATTAAATTGAGGTATCATCTATTCGTAATTGATAGGAATATGCCAATTACTATAGGAGTGATCACAAAAAATTAGGCTGAACGAGAACAAATCTCCTTCAGCCTAATTTCAACTAAAATAAGATAGTCTAATATGTATTACTTCTTAGCTGGTACCTTAAGATGCTCGTAGTTACCTTCATGAATAGTACGGTAGTAAGCTTCATCATATCCAGGTTGGTCTGGGAATACCGCAAGCCCATCTTTCTCGATAAACTTACCATCCTTTTCCAACTTAACGTTACCATCAATATACTTAACTAGGAGATATTCCCCGAGCTTCTTCCACTCAGCAGTCATATCATCAGCCAGTTTAGTCGCGTAGTTTGTTAAGAACTCAACCGCTTTCTCCTCACCTTCTGCCTTTGCAATCTCCATTGCCTTAGCTTCGATAGATGGTTGATCAGTCTGGTATTGGTTCTCAAGCTTTTGCTGAACCTTACGGATGTCCTTAATCATATAGCTATACTTATTATAAGCCATATTTGCGACCCAGTTATGCATCCAGAATGCTGAAGTCCATGAGAACTCAGTCATACTACCATTTTTCTCATCATAGCACCATGGGACTTTAGTCATAGAGCCATACATAGGAGTAAATACAGACATATCTGCATCATCTGTAGCGAACCACTGGATACCACCCACGTAATCAGGCATATCTGCTCTTAGCTGTGTCACTAGCACGAAGCCTGACTGCTGAGTAGCAATAGCACGTTCGTTAAGGTATGTCTGACCATCTACTTCGAAGTTCATTGGTCTCCAACGATATGGAACTTTATATGGACCAGCACCTATATCTTGTGTCATATCCATAGGAGTACCTTCATAGTGGTCACGCATCATATTCTGTACATCAGATAGAGATAGCTTGCGATTAGGAATCACATAAAGAGGCATTGGCTCTGCGTCTGGCTCGTAACCCATTACAAGTGGCAAATACTTATCCATGCCATCTGCAAAACGATTAAAGAATGACCAAACACGTGCTTCACAACCACGAAGACCACTGAAATCGTAAGGATTATAAGCCTTCTGGAAGCTAAAGTCCTCATCACTGCCTTCGTACAAGCCCTTCTCTCTAGCAAACTCCACTACATCAGGGCTATACATACAGTTCTCCTTGTCATCAAATGGGATCTGCTGGATACGTGATTGATTAGCATGAGCAGAAATGGCATTATCTGGGATCCTAATGGCTACCCATACAGCACCAGTTTCGCCCTTACCCTTACCGATCATCTCCATCACCCATACCTCATTCTTATCAGCGATAGTGAAGGACTCTCCAGTACTCTTGTATCCATACTTTTCGACTAAACCGGTCATTATCTTGATTGCTTCACGAGCAGATGCAGCACGCTGAAGGGTAATGTAGATCAAGCTACCATAGTCAATCAGCCCTTCAGTACCACGTAGGATATCACATCCGCCCCAAGTACTTTCTGTAATAGCTACCTGCTTTTCATTAAGATTTCCAACAACGTTATAGGTCTTACCTACCTGAGCAATCTGTCCACTGTAGCTACCTGTATCCCACTCTACAACATCAAGGATTGATCCATCAGCCCATGTCGCTGCAGGCCAGTGGTAAAGTGCTCCATACAGAGTATGGCTATCAGCTGCATAACTGATAAATACGCTTCCATCAGTCGAAGCTTTCTTACCTACAATTAGTCCTGTACAAGCGTTTGCTGTTGGTGCTACGATCGCTCCCAATAGTAACACTAGCCCTAGAACTAAGCTCAGCATTCTTCTCTTCATAACTTATTACGCTTTTTATAAATTAAAATATTAGATTATTCAAAACTTCCACAATATACCCAAATTAGGCTAAAGGGAAAAGGGTTAAAGGGTATTATAGGCAATAAAAAAAGCTATGGTAGCATTATCAATCATGCCCCATAGCTCCATAATGTTCATTATGTATATATAAAGGTCAATTGCCTTTATCCTCTTCCTTTAATTCTTTGAGTATATCATTGACCTCGGCACCAATCTTTTGAATCTGAGTGCGACAATGACTTATCAAAGCGACTACGCGTCGGCTTTTCTCAAGAACCTTATCGATAGGTAAATCCCCCTTTTCTAACTCGTCCAAAATTTGCTCGGTCTCCTGGACTGCTTGGTCATAGGAGAGCGTTAGGATGTCTTCGTTGTTATTTTTATCACTCATATATCTCTTAATCGTTTGGTAATACTTCTTGTATATTTGTTTTTACTGAACCGTCAAGCATAATAATTTCAAGGGTGTCGCCCTTATTTAGCCCCTCGGCTTTGGATATATTAATTCCATCTTTTAGGACAGGTAAGAACCCTCGCTTCATAATGTGACGCGGATCCTGCAAACGTATCAGTTGTTGGAATTGATCTAAATCCTTAGACAACCGCTCCTCTAAGGGGATTAGTAGACGCTCTAACCTCTTGTGTCCCTCGGAGATTATATGCCTCTTCTGCTCTAGTTTTCCTTGAGTAATATTCAGGTGATGTGATAATCTCATCACTTGTTTGCTTATGTCTATGGATTTTTCCACCTCAGTCAGCTGGTGAGTCAACCGATCATCTAGCTTGCTCTGGCGATTCAGTTGCTGAATCATCATCACTCTTAAATACTCTTGGATATACGAAGCAAACCCATTCAATTGTACTTCTGCTTGCTTCTCTAGTGAGAGTAAGGCTTGATTACATCTTCGGGTCATCAATGAAGAGTGATCGACGACCTCTTTTAGCTTATCCGAAAGCAACTCAGATAGACGATCCTCAGCATCAAATAACTGCAGGACGACCTGCTCCATTCGACGAATTAGAAAATCAGCAACGGCAGTTGGTGTCTTAAGGCTAGTATTTGCCACCATATCACACACGGACTCGTCTCGTTCGTGCCCAATCCCGGTAATAATAGGTCCTGGAAAATTGGCGATGTAGCAGCATAGATTATATTCATCAAAGGCAGCAAGATCTAGTTTACTACCTCCTCCTCGTATAATCACAACGGCGTCAAATTCATTAAGACGATTATATACAGACATTAGTGCCTCACTTACAGAGGCCGTGGTGGACTGCCCTTGCATGATAGCAGGGAAGTACTCTAGGTGTATCAACCCACCAACAGCACTTTGCTCTATCTGTCGTTTGAAATCACCCAGCCCGGCAGCTGTTTCAGAAGAAATCACCGCAATCCGCTGAAGCAGCATAGGAAGCTGAAATGACTTATTCAAGTCCCATACCCCATCAGAGTGCAAACGCTTTATCGTCTCTTGCTTTATTCGTTCATGCTGTCCTAGCGTAAAGTCGGGGTTTATGTCAAGTATATTTAATGAAAAGCCCCACTGCGGACTATGAACGACTCGAACCAACAACATCAATTGCATCCCTGACTGGATCGCTGATCCTGTGACTGCCTGAAACTTAGGAATAACACGATTGGCAACTCCTGCAAAGAGAGTTGCATTCGTTTTGGCTAAAATTTTTCCTGCTTCATTTTGGACTAGCTCTAAATAGCAATGTCCACTAAAGTTATTGCGATTAAAGCTATTAACCTCGGCTATAATCCATATAGCATCACGAAAAGATCTATTTAGGACATCTCTCACTTCAGAAAGGAGATCTACAAGCGACAATGCTTGTAGTCCCTGACTATTTTCCTGAAATGCAAAACTCCCCAAACTCATCATTAAAACTTATGCTCCTTCAAATAATTAGCTAAAGCCTCTATAGCTCGTCCTCTATGACTGATTTTATTCTTTTCCGAATCACTCATTTCCGCAAAGCTCTTATCAAATCCTTTTGGTAGAAATATAGGGTCGTAGCCAAAGCCACTACTCCCTCTCTTTTCACTAAGAATTTCGCCCTCCACAGTTCCTTCAAATAGATATTCCTTACCATCCAGGATTAAAGCGACCACTGTACGAAACTTAGCCGTACGTTCGCCGTGTCCCTCTAACTGACCCAAAAGCTTCTCAATGTTCTGCTCTGGGTCACAATCCGGCCCTGCATATCGTGCAGAATATACTCCAGGGGCTCCATCAAGTGCAGCAACTTCCAGACCTGTATCATCAGCAAAGCAATCCAAATGGTG
Coding sequences within:
- a CDS encoding IS256 family transposase; its protein translation is MQFKEILSNVMTEPNGVGRLMELIIEIAMQGERELYKEDSGDVSNGYRPRRIFASGNMLELRVPRTRQQGFMPLILGVLKDQEKEMGELAGYLYSCGNTMEDISGVFERLYGKRYSTSQINRLSLSTQEAVEEWRQRRLPRTLEALVIDATYLPVRRGESVSKEAFFVVMSLDSEGRRDIVGVYNNPTEGSGIWGEFFEDLKSRGLEEVGLIISDGLNNIEEVAREHFTEVEVQLCTVHLQREITRKIRPRDKSAIASDLQEVFSKDGSRSSPLDGLESFKNFAFRWRKSYPFLTKIANGQRIEYYFTYLKYDVSVRKYIHSTNWIERFNRQVKKGARYKCALPSVESALHLIGSIAINANYLKKRIGDLTLGLRKNNEK
- the xseA gene encoding exodeoxyribonuclease VII large subunit, yielding MMSLGSFAFQENSQGLQALSLVDLLSEVRDVLNRSFRDAIWIIAEVNSFNRNNFSGHCYLELVQNEAGKILAKTNATLFAGVANRVIPKFQAVTGSAIQSGMQLMLLVRVVHSPQWGFSLNILDINPDFTLGQHERIKQETIKRLHSDGVWDLNKSFQLPMLLQRIAVISSETAAGLGDFKRQIEQSAVGGLIHLEYFPAIMQGQSTTASVSEALMSVYNRLNEFDAVVIIRGGGSKLDLAAFDEYNLCCYIANFPGPIITGIGHERDESVCDMVANTSLKTPTAVADFLIRRMEQVVLQLFDAEDRLSELLSDKLKEVVDHSSLMTRRCNQALLSLEKQAEVQLNGFASYIQEYLRVMMIQQLNRQSKLDDRLTHQLTEVEKSIDISKQVMRLSHHLNITQGKLEQKRHIISEGHKRLERLLIPLEERLSKDLDQFQQLIRLQDPRHIMKRGFLPVLKDGINISKAEGLNKGDTLEIIMLDGSVKTNIQEVLPND
- a CDS encoding non-canonical purine NTP diphosphatase translates to MKSKLLVATHNKHKLHEIKDILDREGVNIELVSLFDLHDFEDIPEDGNTLEDNALQKARTVYQRHHLDCFADDTGLEVAALDGAPGVYSARYAGPDCDPEQNIEKLLGQLEGHGERTAKFRTVVALILDGKEYLFEGTVEGEILSEKRGSSGFGYDPIFLPKGFDKSFAEMSDSEKNKISHRGRAIEALANYLKEHKF
- a CDS encoding C69 family dipeptidase; this encodes MLSLVLGLVLLLGAIVAPTANACTGLIVGKKASTDGSVFISYAADSHTLYGALYHWPAATWADGSILDVVEWDTGSYSGQIAQVGKTYNVVGNLNEKQVAITESTWGGCDILRGTEGLIDYGSLIYITLQRAASAREAIKIMTGLVEKYGYKSTGESFTIADKNEVWVMEMIGKGKGETGAVWVAIRIPDNAISAHANQSRIQQIPFDDKENCMYSPDVVEFAREKGLYEGSDEDFSFQKAYNPYDFSGLRGCEARVWSFFNRFADGMDKYLPLVMGYEPDAEPMPLYVIPNRKLSLSDVQNMMRDHYEGTPMDMTQDIGAGPYKVPYRWRPMNFEVDGQTYLNERAIATQQSGFVLVTQLRADMPDYVGGIQWFATDDADMSVFTPMYGSMTKVPWCYDEKNGSMTEFSWTSAFWMHNWVANMAYNKYSYMIKDIRKVQQKLENQYQTDQPSIEAKAMEIAKAEGEEKAVEFLTNYATKLADDMTAEWKKLGEYLLVKYIDGNVKLEKDGKFIEKDGLAVFPDQPGYDEAYYRTIHEGNYEHLKVPAKK
- the xseB gene encoding exodeoxyribonuclease VII small subunit; its protein translation is MSDKNNNEDILTLSYDQAVQETEQILDELEKGDLPIDKVLEKSRRVVALISHCRTQIQKIGAEVNDILKELKEEDKGN